One window of Ardenticatenales bacterium genomic DNA carries:
- the nuoK gene encoding NADH-quinone oxidoreductase subunit NuoK yields MPLSWYLLVAAALFCLGLYGVLARRNAVAILMGVELMLNAVNINLLAFWRYRYPESPIGPVWSVFVLTVAAAEAAVGLALIISVYRNRDSVVAEELDLLKN; encoded by the coding sequence ATTCCCCTTTCCTGGTACTTGCTGGTTGCCGCCGCCCTCTTTTGCCTGGGGCTGTACGGCGTACTGGCGCGCCGCAACGCGGTTGCCATTTTGATGGGCGTGGAACTGATGCTCAACGCCGTGAACATCAACCTGCTGGCTTTCTGGCGTTATCGTTACCCCGAATCACCCATTGGCCCCGTCTGGTCCGTGTTCGTCCTTACCGTGGCCGCCGCGGAAGCCGCCGTCGGCCTGGCTCTGATCATCTCCGTCTATCGCAACCGCGATTCGGTTGTGGCGGAAGAACTGGATCTGTTGAAGAATTGA
- a CDS encoding NADH-quinone oxidoreductase subunit J, whose product MAVIFVLISIVTLVSGFIVVTNRNLFHAALAMMASFLGVAGIYVILAIGFMAAAQLLVYIGAISILVLFAIMMTRRMMQTRETPYNAQWQWGAATAVFIFALFSYVILQIWPLTDQTIAQISDAALDNTVIEMGKAFVSRDLYVLPFELASVLLLAALIGAIVIAIPEKKS is encoded by the coding sequence ATGGCTGTCATTTTCGTCCTCATAAGTATTGTGACCCTCGTTTCCGGCTTCATCGTGGTCACAAACCGCAACCTTTTTCACGCCGCGTTGGCGATGATGGCTTCGTTTTTGGGTGTTGCCGGCATTTACGTCATCCTGGCCATCGGTTTCATGGCCGCCGCGCAGCTCCTCGTCTACATCGGCGCCATCTCCATCCTTGTCTTGTTCGCCATCATGATGACCCGCCGCATGATGCAGACACGCGAAACCCCCTACAACGCCCAGTGGCAGTGGGGCGCGGCCACAGCCGTCTTCATCTTCGCTCTGTTCAGCTACGTCATCCTGCAAATATGGCCCCTCACGGACCAGACCATCGCGCAGATTTCCGACGCCGCCCTGGACAACACCGTCATCGAAATGGGCAAAGCATTCGTCTCCCGCGACCTCTATGTGCTTCCCTTCGAACTGGCGTCCGTCCTGCTGCTGGCGGCCCTCATTGGCGCAATCGTGATCGCCATACCGGAGAAGAAATCATGA
- the nuoH gene encoding NADH-quinone oxidoreductase subunit NuoH gives MPFNILDFLVSLLQLKTFDYLRAVWGDKPWVEPVLDLIGVLIVSTFCLLIVIFLIWLERKIIARMQDRIGPNRVGGKFGLLQTVADVMKLLTKEDVRPSGADAVAYNLAPLLVVITALLLWAVVPFAPGVIGVDLNIGIFYVLAISSASVVSLLLAGWGSNNKYALLGAFRSVAQLVSYEVPMVLSLIVPILLARSMSTQDIIASQTVPFLIVAPLSAIIFFISSLAETGRTPFDLLEAESEIVAGFHVEYGGMKFGMFFLAEFVSTLFMSALFATIYLGGWRLFGLERQADWGRLIGLVVFFAKTFLVYFVYIWIRGTLPRVRIDQLLKFNWKFLVPFVLILLLATALLDKFIPETMGDWGRAGIHLLMNLVLVAGTLQILSSNARRQRAAQEAGRMGAPAEPEVEPHADPHAVPAH, from the coding sequence ATGCCTTTTAACATCCTTGACTTTCTTGTCAGCTTGCTACAACTAAAAACCTTTGACTACCTGCGCGCCGTGTGGGGCGATAAACCGTGGGTTGAACCCGTTCTGGACCTGATCGGCGTGCTGATCGTTTCCACCTTCTGCCTCCTCATTGTCATCTTCCTCATCTGGTTGGAACGTAAGATTATCGCCCGTATGCAGGACCGCATCGGCCCCAACCGCGTCGGCGGGAAGTTTGGTTTGCTGCAAACCGTTGCCGACGTGATGAAACTGCTGACAAAGGAAGATGTCAGACCTTCCGGCGCGGACGCGGTTGCCTACAACCTGGCTCCGCTCCTTGTCGTGATCACGGCACTCCTCTTGTGGGCGGTGGTCCCCTTCGCTCCCGGTGTGATAGGCGTAGACCTGAACATCGGGATTTTTTATGTCCTGGCGATTAGTTCCGCCTCCGTCGTCTCCCTGCTGCTGGCGGGATGGGGATCCAACAATAAGTATGCGCTTTTGGGCGCTTTCCGCTCCGTCGCGCAGTTGGTTAGCTATGAAGTGCCCATGGTGCTTTCCCTGATCGTGCCCATTTTGCTGGCGCGTTCTATGTCCACCCAGGACATCATTGCTTCCCAGACCGTGCCTTTCCTCATCGTCGCGCCGCTCTCCGCTATCATCTTCTTCATCTCCTCTTTGGCGGAGACAGGGCGCACGCCGTTCGACTTGTTGGAAGCAGAGTCGGAGATTGTGGCCGGTTTCCACGTGGAATATGGCGGCATGAAGTTTGGTATGTTCTTCCTGGCGGAATTCGTGAGTACGCTTTTCATGTCCGCGCTGTTTGCCACCATCTATCTCGGCGGCTGGCGGCTGTTCGGATTGGAACGGCAGGCGGATTGGGGGCGGCTCATCGGTCTGGTGGTTTTCTTCGCCAAAACGTTCCTGGTGTACTTCGTCTACATCTGGATTCGGGGCACGCTGCCGCGCGTGCGTATTGACCAACTGTTGAAGTTTAATTGGAAATTCCTGGTTCCCTTCGTGCTGATCCTGCTGCTGGCGACGGCCTTGCTGGATAAATTCATCCCGGAAACGATGGGCGACTGGGGACGTGCCGGCATTCACCTGCTGATGAACCTGGTGCTGGTCGCGGGCACGCTGCAAATCTTGAGCAGCAATGCGCGGCGACAGCGCGCGGCGCAGGAAGCCGGGCGCATGGGCGCGCCCGCCGAACCCGAGGTGGAACCGCACGCCGATCCGCACGCCGTTCCCGCTCACTAG
- a CDS encoding NADH-quinone oxidoreductase subunit A codes for MLSDWQFIGIFVALSPIFPALPVVLQHLLGPKKPNPIKQQTYECGIETVGDTWVQFKVQYYLFALIFVVFDVEAVFLFPVAAAYGQLGLFAVLSAALFIFLLGDGLAYAWAKGALEWF; via the coding sequence GTGCTAAGTGATTGGCAATTCATCGGTATTTTCGTCGCCCTGTCACCCATTTTCCCGGCACTACCAGTTGTGCTGCAACATCTTCTCGGACCGAAAAAACCCAATCCCATCAAACAGCAGACGTATGAATGTGGGATCGAAACCGTAGGGGATACCTGGGTACAGTTCAAGGTTCAGTACTATCTGTTTGCCCTGATCTTCGTGGTTTTTGATGTCGAGGCAGTGTTTTTGTTCCCGGTTGCGGCGGCCTATGGGCAGTTGGGGCTGTTTGCGGTCTTGTCTGCCGCGCTCTTCATCTTCTTGCTCGGCGACGGTCTGGCGTATGCTTGGGCGAAAGGGGCGTTGGAGTGGTTTTAG
- the panB gene encoding 3-methyl-2-oxobutanoate hydroxymethyltransferase: MSTTSVAAAATTTAPARRKQTIRNFQLKKQRGEPITLLTAYDYATALAVDNAGIDSILVGDSLGMVVLGYETTLPVTMSDMLHHCRAVARGARYALLIGDMPFMSYQVSVPEAIHNAGRFLQEAGMDAVKLEGGRERVEAIKGIVNAGIPVMGHLGLTPQSVHQLGGFRTQAKTAPAARRLIEDARRLQDAGCFSLVLEAIPTQLARYVSQQLDIPTIGIGAGIGCDGQVLVTHDLLGLFDRFTPKFVRQYANLHQVMADAFAAYKAEVETGSFPTAAHGTEMDEAEWESLLASLS, encoded by the coding sequence ATGTCCACAACCTCCGTCGCCGCGGCGGCCACCACGACCGCACCCGCGCGGCGCAAGCAAACCATTCGCAATTTTCAATTGAAGAAGCAACGGGGCGAGCCTATCACCCTGCTCACGGCTTATGACTATGCGACAGCGCTGGCGGTGGACAATGCCGGCATCGACAGCATCCTCGTCGGTGATTCCCTGGGCATGGTCGTCCTCGGCTACGAAACCACGCTGCCCGTCACCATGAGCGATATGCTGCACCATTGCCGCGCCGTGGCCCGCGGGGCGCGGTACGCCCTCCTGATTGGCGACATGCCGTTCATGTCCTATCAGGTCTCCGTGCCCGAAGCCATCCATAACGCGGGCCGCTTTTTGCAGGAAGCGGGCATGGACGCAGTGAAGCTGGAAGGGGGACGGGAACGGGTAGAGGCGATCAAGGGGATTGTGAATGCCGGCATTCCCGTCATGGGACACCTCGGCCTCACCCCACAAAGCGTCCACCAACTCGGCGGCTTCCGCACCCAGGCCAAAACCGCCCCCGCCGCCCGCCGCCTCATCGAAGATGCCCGCCGCCTGCAAGACGCCGGCTGCTTCAGCCTCGTCCTGGAAGCTATCCCCACCCAACTCGCCCGCTACGTCTCGCAACAACTAGACATCCCCACCATCGGCATCGGCGCGGGCATCGGCTGCGATGGGCAGGTCCTCGTCACCCACGATCTGCTCGGCCTCTTCGACCGCTTCACGCCCAAATTCGTGCGCCAATACGCCAACCTGCACCAGGTTATGGCGGACGCCTTCGCCGCCTACAAAGCGGAGGTAGAAACGGGCAGCTTCCCCACCGCCGCCCACGGCACGGAAATGGACGAGGCGGAGTGGGAATCACTCCTGGCAAGCCTGTCATGA
- a CDS encoding 2-dehydropantoate 2-reductase yields the protein MKEPVLIVGTGAMACLFAARLAAGGMGVTMLGSWEAGLAALQADGVRLREADGREQRFPVRATSQPAECGGIPRAIVLVKSWQTPHAAARLARALPPDGVALSLQNGLGNRETLAQALGAERVALGVTTVGAALVAPGVVQAGGTGVTSLGPHGRANSLREMLRQADFSVDVVTNLDSLLWGKLAINAGINPLTALLRIPNGQLLHRPTATALMHAAALETATVAAALGISLPFPDPADAVTAVATRTAGNISSMLQDIQRGAPTEIEAICGEIIRAGESVGIPTPINRTLYQLVAALAAPPDEPLPQNP from the coding sequence ATGAAAGAGCCTGTCCTCATCGTGGGCACGGGGGCCATGGCCTGCCTCTTTGCCGCCCGCCTGGCCGCCGGCGGCATGGGCGTGACCATGCTCGGATCGTGGGAAGCGGGATTGGCCGCCTTGCAAGCGGACGGCGTGCGCCTGCGCGAGGCGGATGGCCGCGAACAGCGGTTCCCCGTGCGCGCCACGTCGCAGCCCGCCGAATGCGGCGGCATCCCGCGCGCCATCGTCCTGGTCAAATCCTGGCAAACGCCCCACGCCGCCGCCCGGCTGGCACGCGCCTTGCCGCCGGATGGCGTGGCCCTCAGCCTGCAAAATGGCCTGGGCAACCGGGAGACGCTGGCTCAGGCGTTAGGCGCGGAGCGGGTGGCGTTGGGCGTGACCACGGTGGGGGCCGCTTTGGTCGCGCCCGGCGTTGTGCAGGCGGGCGGCACGGGCGTGACCTCGCTCGGCCCGCACGGGCGCGCCAACTCCCTACGCGAAATGCTGCGCCAGGCGGATTTTAGCGTGGACGTGGTGACGAATCTGGATAGTCTGCTGTGGGGAAAGTTGGCGATTAATGCCGGCATCAATCCCCTCACCGCCCTCCTCCGCATCCCCAACGGCCAACTGCTCCACCGCCCCACCGCCACCGCCCTTATGCACGCCGCCGCCCTCGAAACCGCCACCGTCGCCGCCGCCCTCGGCATCTCCCTCCCCTTCCCCGATCCCGCCGATGCCGTCACCGCCGTCGCCACGCGCACTGCCGGCAACATCTCCTCCATGCTGCAGGACATCCAACGTGGCGCGCCCACGGAAATCGAAGCCATCTGCGGCGAAATCATACGCGCCGGCGAGTCCGTGGGCATCCCCACTCCCATCAACCGCACCCTCTACCAACTCGTCGCCGCCCTCGCCGCGCCACCCGACGAACCGCTCCCCCAGAACCCATGA
- a CDS encoding pantoate--beta-alanine ligase, producing MKTVTSLSDLRAARADLPQPVGLVPTMGYLHEGHLSLVRRARAECASVVVSIFVNPAQFGPQEDLDAYPRDLARDLALLRGAQADLVWTPTPDIIYPPDFQTWVEVTDVTRPLEGAMRPGHFRGVATVVSKLFNSAQPQKAYFGQKDAQQVVVVRQMTRDLNFPVEIVVCPTDREADGLARSSRNVYLDAAQRQAATVLFRALAAARRAHEDGARHADDLRRIMAETINAEPLARLAYASCAHPDTLDELHGDVRRALLSLAVFIGKTRLIDNVVIGE from the coding sequence ATGAAAACAGTCACATCACTTTCCGATCTGCGCGCTGCCCGCGCCGACCTGCCCCAACCCGTCGGCCTCGTGCCCACCATGGGCTATCTCCACGAAGGCCACCTCTCGCTGGTCCGCCGCGCCCGCGCCGAGTGCGCCAGCGTCGTCGTCAGCATCTTTGTCAACCCCGCCCAGTTTGGACCACAAGAAGACCTGGACGCCTACCCCCGCGACCTGGCGCGCGACCTGGCGCTGCTGCGCGGGGCGCAAGCCGACCTGGTGTGGACGCCCACGCCGGACATCATCTATCCACCCGATTTCCAAACTTGGGTAGAAGTAACCGACGTCACCCGCCCCCTGGAGGGAGCCATGCGTCCCGGCCATTTTCGCGGCGTGGCCACCGTCGTCAGCAAGCTATTCAACAGCGCGCAGCCGCAAAAAGCATACTTTGGGCAAAAAGACGCGCAGCAAGTGGTGGTGGTGCGGCAAATGACGCGCGACTTGAATTTTCCCGTGGAGATTGTGGTCTGCCCCACGGACCGCGAGGCGGATGGCCTGGCGCGTTCCAGCCGCAATGTCTATCTGGACGCGGCGCAGCGGCAGGCGGCCACCGTGCTGTTCCGCGCGCTCGCGGCGGCGCGCCGGGCGCACGAAGATGGCGCGCGTCACGCGGACGACTTGCGCCGCATCATGGCGGAAACGATCAACGCCGAACCGCTGGCGCGCCTGGCGTACGCCTCCTGCGCCCACCCAGACACATTGGACGAATTGCACGGGGATGTGCGGCGCGCCTTGCTCTCCCTGGCCGTGTTCATCGGCAAGACGCGCCTGATTGATAACGTGGTGATTGGCGAGTAG